One region of uncultured Campylobacter sp. genomic DNA includes:
- a CDS encoding ATP-binding cassette domain-containing protein, with translation MIELNCIKSLNGANGKFDLDVNLNVKKGEFVALYGKSGSGKTTLLRLIAGFETPDSGAIKAGGRTLFDGKNFAPPQSRNIGFLFQDYALFPNMNVIKNLLFANDDVNLARKLLGLVEMSSLENAAISQLSGGQKQRAALARALMRKPEILLLDEPLSALDNAMREKLQDYLAKVHSEFDMTTILVSHDVAEIYKLASKVFVLEGGKIAQEGSPGEIFLRHSGSQKFSLPAKILEISKRDAIYVAVVSVGQQLCEVALSAAEAANLKSGDEASISAKAFGLNLQKNGSENDKFDDPSGEIYAQSEPK, from the coding sequence ATGATAGAACTAAACTGCATAAAAAGCCTAAACGGCGCAAACGGAAAATTTGATCTAGACGTAAATTTGAACGTAAAAAAGGGCGAATTCGTCGCCTTGTACGGCAAAAGCGGCAGCGGCAAAACTACGCTACTGCGGCTAATCGCGGGCTTTGAAACGCCTGATAGCGGAGCGATAAAAGCGGGCGGAAGAACGCTTTTTGACGGTAAAAACTTCGCTCCGCCGCAAAGCCGAAATATCGGGTTTTTATTTCAAGACTACGCGCTTTTTCCAAATATGAACGTGATAAAAAACCTGCTTTTTGCAAACGACGACGTAAATTTAGCCCGCAAGCTGCTGGGTCTTGTCGAGATGAGCTCGCTAGAAAACGCCGCCATCTCGCAGCTCTCGGGCGGTCAAAAGCAGCGCGCCGCCCTAGCTCGCGCCCTAATGCGAAAGCCAGAAATTTTACTACTCGACGAGCCGCTCTCGGCCCTTGATAACGCCATGCGCGAAAAACTGCAAGACTACCTAGCCAAGGTGCACTCCGAGTTTGATATGACGACGATTTTGGTTAGTCACGACGTCGCGGAGATCTACAAACTTGCCTCAAAAGTTTTCGTACTAGAGGGCGGTAAAATCGCGCAAGAAGGCAGCCCTGGCGAGATATTTTTGCGCCACAGCGGCTCGCAGAAATTTAGCCTGCCGGCAAAAATTTTAGAGATCTCAAAGCGCGACGCCATCTACGTAGCCGTAGTCTCCGTCGGTCAGCAGCTTTGCGAAGTGGCTCTAAGCGCCGCAGAAGCTGCAAATTTAAAATCAGGCGACGAAGCGTCGATAAGCGCCAAGGCGTTTGGGCTAAATTTACAAAAAAACGGTAGCGAAAACGACAAATTTGACGACCCAAGCGGCGAAATTTACGCGCAAAGCGAGCCAAAATGA
- the modB gene encoding molybdate ABC transporter permease subunit, with product MSIDFTPFYLSLKLAFISTAILFFLVLPVVFWLSRASFKFKPVLEAVISLPLVLPPSVLGFYLLVFLSPYNFLGKFFEQTFDIRLVFNFSGLIIASCIYSLPFMFQPLQAGFASLPKSLFEASYSLGKGKWETLFRVALPNIKPSLLTALIVSFAHTLGEFGVVLMIGGSVGDKTKVASIAIYEAVELMDYTKAHVYSAIMLFISFAVLFLVYFFNNSHSKRTQ from the coding sequence ATGAGTATCGATTTTACGCCGTTTTACCTATCGCTAAAGCTTGCTTTTATTTCGACTGCGATCTTGTTTTTTCTCGTGTTGCCGGTTGTGTTTTGGCTTAGCCGCGCGAGTTTTAAATTTAAACCCGTGCTAGAAGCCGTGATCTCGCTACCTCTGGTGCTGCCGCCTTCGGTGCTAGGCTTTTACCTGCTTGTTTTTCTCTCGCCTTATAACTTTTTAGGCAAATTTTTTGAGCAAACCTTTGATATCCGCTTGGTTTTTAACTTCTCAGGCCTCATCATCGCTAGCTGCATCTACTCGCTGCCGTTTATGTTTCAGCCGCTTCAGGCGGGCTTTGCTAGCCTGCCAAAGAGCCTTTTTGAGGCGAGCTACTCGCTGGGTAAAGGCAAATGGGAGACGCTTTTTAGAGTCGCTCTGCCAAATATCAAGCCCTCGCTTCTAACCGCGCTCATAGTGAGTTTTGCGCACACTTTGGGCGAGTTTGGCGTCGTGCTGATGATAGGCGGCAGCGTGGGGGATAAAACTAAAGTCGCCAGTATTGCCATCTACGAGGCCGTCGAGCTTATGGATTATACAAAGGCGCACGTTTATTCGGCGATTATGCTGTTTATAAGCTTTGCGGTGCTATTTTTAGTCTATTTTTTTAACAATTCACACTCAAAGAGGACGCAATGA
- a CDS encoding redoxin family protein, with protein sequence MKDINANPVKFSELTDGKNCIVFTYPKMGESGKFLPENLKDLKGLTGCTLQCKAYQENLAKLESAGFTLIAVGSQSVEKMNEFKQSVGANFIFLSDENFELESPLNLQTFTTNDGKKFYRRQTLIMKNGEVVKRFNDVAEPANDATNVLAAIERL encoded by the coding sequence ATGAAAGATATAAACGCAAATCCGGTCAAATTTAGCGAGCTAACGGACGGCAAAAACTGCATCGTTTTTACCTATCCCAAAATGGGCGAAAGCGGGAAGTTTTTACCCGAAAATTTAAAGGATTTAAAGGGATTAACCGGCTGCACGCTTCAGTGCAAAGCCTATCAAGAAAACCTTGCAAAGCTAGAATCCGCAGGCTTTACGCTAATAGCCGTGGGCTCTCAAAGCGTAGAAAAGATGAATGAATTTAAACAAAGCGTAGGTGCGAATTTTATCTTTTTGAGCGACGAAAACTTCGAGCTAGAATCCCCGCTAAATTTACAAACCTTTACCACGAACGACGGCAAGAAATTTTACCGCCGCCAAACGCTGATTATGAAAAACGGCGAAGTCGTAAAAAGATTTAACGACGTGGCCGAGCCCGCAAACGACGCGACAAACGTACTTGCAGCCATAGAGCGGCTTTAA